A stretch of DNA from Methylobacterium sp. CB376:
AAGGGCACGTAGCCGACGCTGCCGAGGTCGCGCGAATCCGTGGAATTGTCGCGGTTGTCGCCCATCATGAAGAAGTGGCCGGGCGGCACCGTGTAGACGTTGGTGTTGTCCCACAGCCCGCGGTCGCCGTCGCGCTCGATGATCTGGTGCGACACCCCGTTCGGCAGGGTCTCGACGTATTGCGGCACCTGGGTGGGCTGCCCGAACGCGTCGGTGGTGACGTAATCCTGAACCTGCTCGCGCTTCACCGGCTTGCCGTTGATGTTCAGGAGGCCGTTGATCATCTGGATCCGGTCGCCCGGCAGCCCGATCACCCGCTTGATGTAGTCGGTCGCGTTGTCCTTGGGCAGCTTGAACACCACGATGTCGCCGCGCTTCGGCTCGGCGCCCCAGATCCGGCCGTGCATCTCGAAGGGCAGGTAGTCGCTCAGCGGCAGCGAGTACTTCGAGTAGCCGAGAGAGTATTTCGAGACGAAGAGATAGTCGCCGATCAGCAGGGTCGGCACGAGGGAGCCGGAGGGGATGTTGAAGGGCTGGAACAGCAGGGTGCGCACCACGACCGCGATCAGCAGCGCCTGGAGGCCGACCTTCACGAACTCCTTGACCGACTCCCAGGGGCCCGCCTCCTTGGCGGGCTTCAGGTCCGGGTTGATGCGCACGCGATCCATATTCCTCGTCTCCGGCGGTCCGTCATCTCGCCGTGGCGACCGCCGAGACGCGGGCGAGCTAGCCGCGGTGCGCGGGGTCTAGACCAACGCCCGACCGCCCGCAACGCGCCGCGCGCCGCGGGTGAATCGCCTCAACACGATTCGTCCCGCAGGGCCTCGATCACCACGAAGGCCTGGGCGAGGGGCGGGTCGTCGGTCAGGCTGACGTGGAGCCGCGCCCGGTGCCCCGGCGGGACGAGGGCGGCGAGGCGCGCCGCCGCGCCGCCCGTGAGCCGCAGCGTGGGCGCCCCCGAGGGCAGGTTGACCACCTCCATGTCGCGCCAGAACACGCCCTGGCTCAGGCCGGTGCCGAGGGCCTTGGCGCAGGCCTCCTTGGCGGCGAAGCGCCGCGCGTAGGAGGGCGCGCGGGCCGCCCGGCGGTCGCTGCGCGCCCGCTCGCCCGGCGTGAAGACCCGTTGCGTGAAGCGCTCGCCGAACCGCTCCAGGGAGCGCTCGATGCGGCGGATGTCGCAGAGGTCGGAGCCGATGCCGACGATCACGCCGCCGCCCCGGCCCGGGCCGCGTCCATGGCGGCCCGCATCGCCCGCACCGCCTCGGCGAAGCCGACAAAGACGGATTCGGCCACGATGGCATGGCCGATGTTCAGTTCGCGCAGCTGCGGGATCGCCGCGACCGGCCCGACGCTGTCGAGGGTGAGCCCGTGCCCGGCATGGACCTCCAGGCCGAGGTCGCTGCCATGGGCCGCGGCGCGGGCGAGGCGGGCGAGTTCGCGCCGGGCCTCCGCGGCATCCCCGGCCGCGACCGCCTCGCAGTAGCGGCCGGTATGAAGTTCGACCACCGGCGCCCCGAGGCCGCGCGCCGCCTCCATGATGTGCACGTCCGGCTCGACGAAGAGCGAGACCCGGATGCCGGCCTCGCGGAGCCGCACCACCGCGGCGCGCACCGGCTCGCGGGCCGCGACGATGTCGAGCCCGCCCTCGGTGGTGCGCTCCTCGCGCCGCTCGGGCACGAGGCAGGCGGCGTGGGGGCGAAGCCCGACCGCGATCCCGACCATCTCCTCGGTGATCGCCATCTCCAGGTTCAGCGGCCGGTCGATCTCGCGCTTGAGGCGTTCCACGTCCTCGTCGCGGATGTGGCGGCGGTCCTCGCGCAGATGCGCGGTGATCCCGTCCGCCCCGGCCGCGACCGCCAGGTGGGCGGCGCGCAGGGGATCCGGGATCACGCCGCCGCGGGCGTTCCGCAGGGTGGCGATGTGGTCGATGTTGACGCCGAGGCGAAGGGGGGACGGGGACATCGGTCGCGGGCTCCCGGGATCGGCGCGGTGTAGCGGAGCGCGGGCGGCGGGGCCAGGGCTCCTCTCCCTGCCTTTCGTCTCCCGGCCCCCCGAATCCGGGCGCGCCGCCTGGACACCTCGCGAGGGCCTCGCCAAGGATGGCCGTGCGGCGGCGCGGGAGGACGGCTCATCCGAGATTCCTTCGGCGCGCGCGAGACGCCACGATGAGGCTGGGCCGGCCGCATGCCCGCCCCGGAGACGGTATCACCATGCTTGCTCGACGGCCCGGCCGCGGCGGTCGCCCGAATGCCCGGCTGCCCCGACCCCACAACTTCGCCCCGATCACCGGCTACGCACTATCCGTCGGCACCGCCGCGGAACCGAACGGAACCGTGGCGGTTGCCGGTCGAACGGCGGCCGCAGCCAGACGAGGAGCACGCGTGGTCACGATCCTGAGGATGGCCGTCCCGGCGCTCGCGGCCCTCTGGGCCGTGGCCGCTTCGGCACAGACCGGGTCAGCGCCGCAGGCCCCGCTCCCCTCGGCGCCCGCTGCCCCTGCCCAGGTGGCGCCTGCCCAGGTGGCGCCTGCCCAGGTGGCGCCTGCCCAGATGGCCCCTGCCCAGATGGCCCCTGCTCAGGTGGCCCCTGCCCCGG
This window harbors:
- the lepB gene encoding signal peptidase I, whose amino-acid sequence is MDRVRINPDLKPAKEAGPWESVKEFVKVGLQALLIAVVVRTLLFQPFNIPSGSLVPTLLIGDYLFVSKYSLGYSKYSLPLSDYLPFEMHGRIWGAEPKRGDIVVFKLPKDNATDYIKRVIGLPGDRIQMINGLLNINGKPVKREQVQDYVTTDAFGQPTQVPQYVETLPNGVSHQIIERDGDRGLWDNTNVYTVPPGHFFMMGDNRDNSTDSRDLGSVGYVPFENLVGRAEVIFFSIDEGASPLQIWNWPWTVRWSRLFHTIH
- the acpS gene encoding holo-ACP synthase translates to MIVGIGSDLCDIRRIERSLERFGERFTQRVFTPGERARSDRRAARAPSYARRFAAKEACAKALGTGLSQGVFWRDMEVVNLPSGAPTLRLTGGAAARLAALVPPGHRARLHVSLTDDPPLAQAFVVIEALRDESC
- a CDS encoding pyridoxine 5'-phosphate synthase translates to MSPSPLRLGVNIDHIATLRNARGGVIPDPLRAAHLAVAAGADGITAHLREDRRHIRDEDVERLKREIDRPLNLEMAITEEMVGIAVGLRPHAACLVPERREERTTEGGLDIVAAREPVRAAVVRLREAGIRVSLFVEPDVHIMEAARGLGAPVVELHTGRYCEAVAAGDAAEARRELARLARAAAHGSDLGLEVHAGHGLTLDSVGPVAAIPQLRELNIGHAIVAESVFVGFAEAVRAMRAAMDAARAGAAA